Part of the Candidatus Poribacteria bacterium genome, TTTGGAAGCTGCCTCCAGGATTTTCTCTATATGTCTCACATCCTCATCGCTTCCCAGCCCGTATCCGAAGATCCATACGAATTTATCCTGATAGCTCTGTGCCATGCTCAAGCCCATCGCCCCCATAATCAAGCAGATCATTATCACCTCACATACTTCCTTCATCTTTTCAACCTCCGATTTTATCGCGTCATAAACATATCATGTTTCGCCACGATCATATCCATCCGCGCCATACCGTCGAACTCCACACGTGACGTTCAGAATCGAGAGATATTGTAATCGATGTATCGAGGGAAATCAAAGGATTTTAAAATCCCCTGCTTCCCTTTCGGTTGAGGAAGATATCGATGAACTGAACCTCAACAACGATGAGAGAGGTAGGTGATCGGGATAAATGAGCAGCGACTTCGTCAGGCCGTCGGCGTCCCTACCAGCGAGCCAATCCGCCAACAGGGACCGCTGTCGAGCGAGCAAGTTGATCCTCGACACCTCCTTAAGGTCGACGGTTTAGGTTGAACGTGCCCCTTGCGAAATACCGCCGGAAAGCCTCCTGAACGAGGCTTTCCTGAAGGCTACCGTCTTCCCTGATCCTCACCGTGCCGCGGTTCGAGTAATAATGGAAATGCCATCCGAACTGATCGAAGATCCTGAAGTAATCCATCAACAGCGTGATGGCACATCTGTTGTGGTAGATATCCTGTTTGGTCTGCTCAAACGCGCCGAACTCTCCCAGATGTATGGGTGTTCGATGGTCGATGCTGAATCGGAACGCCGGTATCCATCGGCGGAGTATGTCCCGTATATCGTTCCTCTCGTTCGGCCACCGCTCCGGCAGTCGGAACTCGTAGTCGTGGAAGCTATAGATCGTCAGCGGATCTCCCGTCACCTCCAATGACTCGAAAGCGGCTTTCGGGAACGGCTGGGCGCCAGGCCCCCAGGGCGGGATCGTCTCGACGTAGATGAGATGAGACCTATCGATCTGACGGATGGCGTTTGTGATTTTTCTGGTGAGGATGTTGTAGGCGTGGGGTTCGCGCGATTCGGGCTCGTTTAGCAGATCATAGGCGACGGCATCGGAGGGAAGATCCTTACACTTCCGGGCGAGCGTGCGGAAATGCTCGACCACATCCGGCACCCACTTCTCATCGGTGTTGAAGACGTGCTGCAATCCCTGCTCCAGACACCACCTCAGCGTTCTCATCGCCCTCTCGCCGGTCTGGTTATGCTGGGGACGGAAGCTGTTGGCGCCGGTGCTTTTGATCAGCTTTATCTCCGTCAGACTCCCCGGCTCACCTATATCGGTCGGGCCGAAACAGAAAGCCGTGAAACCACCGAACCGTTTGAACGGATCGAGCGGCACGCGGTAGACGATATGGTTTTCATCCACAACGTCTATCTCATCGCCCCACACTCCTCGCGAACCCAGGTTTTGAGTTTCGCTCAGAACTTTCAGTCCGGGATACCTTCTCATCAGACCGTATGTCGCCAGCGGCGGGAGAGGTGCCAGCTTAAGCGGCTTAGTCCCCCACTCATCCTCAAACTCCAGGTAATTATAGACATCCGCCACGATGATCGCCCATCGATCGTTCGGATCGGGTATGAACGCTTCGCTGAACGTTATCGGGTAGTTGAGAAGAGCCCTCGACCAGAGCCTGCAGACGCGTATGTATCGCTCGGCTTTCCCTTCGTTCAGGGGTTCTCCGGTCATTATGCGCGCTTGGATCAAAATGCCGCGCCATTCTTTAAACGGTTTCAACAGGAAAAGCCTGCATCCCGGCTCATCGAATTCGATCCTCACCCCTGCGGTCACACCTTCATCGTTCATCTCGAACCTGATCGATTTGGGATGTCTGAGGAATACGATCTGCACCGGTAACCCTCCGCCGCGGGAGAGATCGCTGACCAGTAGAACCCAATTCTCGCTTAGCTCCCCGTCCTTTGCCCTATCGTAGACGACCCCGCTTTCATCGGGCCTGAGGCCGACTACCTTCCCGCTCAGAACAGCCCAGAGGCAAACCGGTCCGGTGTTCGGCGGTTTTTTGTAGACTCGGATCGGCTTCAGCTCATCCCAACCTCTGATGACAAGCTCCTTCCCTCTGATCGTGACCAAAGCGGCCGGGGAGAGAGGACTTGCTAAAACCTTGACGGGTGGATCGAACCTGAGTCCCCATCCCGAGACGTCGTTATCCAGCAGTGACGTCGTATCGAACCAGCCGAACTTGTTATCGAGGCAGGAGCAGAGGTCGTTTATGAACCTGACCT contains:
- a CDS encoding cellulase family glycosylhydrolase — translated: MFKVQLFIWLGLLLPVELALGGPWIRADWRGKEPDFPPGSLFWKTNLFRRCPVLYRTVIEVDDNKPIDHAGLRMRASWFAYIFLNGKEITEYLQKGEGEITNPIDIELTHLLRPGENALVISTTSNGFSLEGAVVYEDGSRTRIESDPQRWRVMKFPPLTVLEREDCMKSDFDDSDWFPVKVIPERGGVEISDEELRGICQRLRDERLRRWDEDARWRLKMLIEKGFAMLDWESHGWAGPERLPEWVLNFAEETLNREDQGELGELYKAAEALTGYVCFIDEAVNLENHVIGLQALKAPEEEILVYRDAAQKLRDVLNEMEMTIRNGDFDQALELLRRGKAIRESMRKVRFINDLCSCLDNKFGWFDTTSLLDNDVSGWGLRFDPPVKVLASPLSPAALVTIRGKELVIRGWDELKPIRVYKKPPNTGPVCLWAVLSGKVVGLRPDESGVVYDRAKDGELSENWVLLVSDLSRGGGLPVQIVFLRHPKSIRFEMNDEGVTAGVRIEFDEPGCRLFLLKPFKEWRGILIQARIMTGEPLNEGKAERYIRVCRLWSRALLNYPITFSEAFIPDPNDRWAIIVADVYNYLEFEDEWGTKPLKLAPLPPLATYGLMRRYPGLKVLSETQNLGSRGVWGDEIDVVDENHIVYRVPLDPFKRFGGFTAFCFGPTDIGEPGSLTEIKLIKSTGANSFRPQHNQTGERAMRTLRWCLEQGLQHVFNTDEKWVPDVVEHFRTLARKCKDLPSDAVAYDLLNEPESREPHAYNILTRKITNAIRQIDRSHLIYVETIPPWGPGAQPFPKAAFESLEVTGDPLTIYSFHDYEFRLPERWPNERNDIRDILRRWIPAFRFSIDHRTPIHLGEFGAFEQTKQDIYHNRCAITLLMDYFRIFDQFGWHFHYYSNRGTVRIREDGSLQESLVQEAFRRYFARGTFNLNRRP